GAGCCATAAGATCGAGCCATAAATATTACTCCTGTTAGGTTGATTAATTGAGCGGGTCAGTCGTGAAGAAGCGCACCATGATCAGCACCGTGGCGGTGCGGATGCTGGCTGCTCCCTCAATGGATTCTTCCTGAAAATCGGGTGATCGCGCCTCGATCCACTCCGCCAGCCCGTCGAGCGTGCGATTGGCATTGATAACACCGCCGATACTGACGAGCAGAGCATCCAGTGTGCTGTCCCTGATCGCGGGATCGGGGTTTTGCACCATGATTTCTGCCGTTACCAGATGCTCATAAATATAGGTGAGCGGTGAGAGCAGCACTTCAGGTTCTTCGCCACCACCATCGCGCAGGATGATAATGCCACCCGATGTGATCTTCTGCGGTTTATCCAGATTGCGGTAAACCTTGACGGTTGCGCTTTCCAGAGCGTTCATTTTGGTATTCAGGCGATCTAATATCTGTTCACGTTTGCTGGTCATTTCCTTTATCCTGCGGCCAATGTTTCAAAATGGTTTGTGGCAACTGAGGTTCCCACCGATTGACCACAGCCTTGTAATCAAGCCGTTTTCTGAGCTTCACCTGTGGGACGAGGAAGAACATCACCACTGTGGCCAGCCCTCGACCTGTTTTCAGTGCGGATTCACTGGCTTTGCGGAAGCCGCCGCGCTTGCCCGTGCCAGCCCGCAATCCGTCAACCACCAGCAGTGATATTTTCCCAGGGCGATAGACAAATCGCAGCCGCCCCAATGAATGTTCAGGAAAGTTCGACGGGGTGATGCGTTTTCCACCGACACCACGCTTCGGAGCGGCTTCGGTGGGGATTGCCAGAAAGAAACCGTCTTTGCTTTTAATCAGCGTGCCTTCATCAAAGGCGCGGATTAGCTTCGGTGCTTTGGAAAACACCCAGCCAGCAGCATCAATCGATTTCTTACCCTTGGGATAGAGCTTGGCTTGCCAGCTTTTCGCCAGCTTACTACCAAGCCCAGCACCCGCGACTTGTCCGCGCAGATCATTTTTAATGCGATCCGTGATCTCCGCTACGCCAGCAGTAACAGCGGTTTCCGCCGCAATCTTCTGCTGCTCCATGAATTTATGGAGATCTCCCTTAATCGCTGCTTCAAGACGCATAGCAATCCACCTGCCATAACAGCCGCTCACTATCGCGCCGAGGTTCGCCCTGCGCGGTGTAAGCAATCGTATCAATGATAAACTGGTCGCCCTGGCATATTGCGGGACAGTCAGTGACCTGCACCTCAAGCACCAGGCTTGGGGTTTCAATCACCGACTGTCCGACATTTTGATACACATCAGGCGCACGGGTAATCACACGCACTGGCTTTGATACACCCACCTGCGGAATGAAAGTGGCATCAACCGCAAGATTTCTATCGTTGAACAGTGCTTGTATCGCTGTGTTAAAAACGCTCATTAGCTGATGAACGCTGAGTTAAGGCGCACATTACCCACCGTGTCGCCAGAAAGAGCAGCGGCTTGCGCCACGCCGATCAGTTTGTTGGTGGCAACCGTGGTGGTGCAGTTACGTGCGGCGTTATCCCAGTAGATCAGCGCACCGACTGTCCATGCCGCACCTGTTGCTTTGGTCAGCGTGAACACACCGTCAGTGACTGCTTCTACTTCGGTGCTGATAGCAGCATCACCCGATGCCACACCGAAAATTGAACCAACCAGCAAGCCTTGACCAGAAGTCAGGGCATACGGGGCGATAAGGGTAAGGGTTTTACCCTCCATAACGAAAGTCTTCATAGGATTCTCCTTTGAGTTAGATACAAAAAAAGCGGCTCAAAGCCGCTCGTGGTTAGGTAGTCAGGGGTAGGATTATGCGCCTGGGTTTTTCCAGAAACCGCGCCAGTCAATTGCCTTAGCAGCAAAGTCCAGACGCGCTTTCAGTTCAACGCCATCCACATCGAAGCCAACACGGCTTTCGAGGTAAACGCCTTCCTGTCCTTCGAGATACGCATACTCAATGGTATCGATCTGGGCAGGATCAGCGGCGAGATACCAGGAAATCGCCGAAGCAGCATCAAGGCGAGGCTCCGCAATAACCTGCAGCTTGTTGGCAAACGGATTATAATCGGTGTTCTTGGTGTAGACGATGTTCGTCTGGGTCACGAATTGCTCGGCCACCGTTTCAATGGCAGCAGGCACTATCAGATACTTGGCCATGACGTTGATAAAGCGTCCGTTCAAGCCTTTCTGTTTACGCATGCCCGCACGCGCATCTCCAAGTGTTGCCACGCTGATGACTGCGCCAGCACCCGCAAGGTTGCCATGGGTGGCATGGAACAGTGCCACACCATCACCCATGTTCGGGTTGCTGGTAATAATGCCCCACACCGTATCGCTTTCGAGGTCGGCAGCAGCGCGGCCGAACATCTCTGGCAAACGGGTGAATGCACCCAGATCATCATTGATGATGGTTTGGCGCGTAACAGCCACGACCTTGCCGTAGGTGGCAAGCGCGTATTGTTCACGAGCCTCACTGACAGTGCCACGCTTGAACTCACCAGACTCATTTACCTTCTCGAGCGTAGGTGCATCACCCAACTGTGTGCGGGCGATGGTTTTGAAATCTGGATTCGTAGTTTGACGTGAAAAGCCTTTGAAGGTCTGGGGAGCAGCTTCGTAAGCGGCACGCAGCGTTTTATTGGCTACGTTTGCCAGAATCAAAGGGAAATCACTGGTGGAATGAAACCCACCGCGCATTTCCAGTCCCAGCATGCTACCAGCCACTTCCGACTTGGAAAGACCGCGAGAGCGAATGCCCCTGCGTTCCAGCAAGTCACGCCCCATTTCCATGAGGGTCATGCCACGATACTCGCGTGCACCATCATCCAGCTTGTAGGTTTTTGGATCATGGCGGTGAAGCAATGCATTTTCCACCATGGCACGCGCTGAGTCCATCTCGTCACGCACGATGGAAATCTGCGGGCGGATTTCTCCGTTTTCGCCACTTTTGCGTGCCAATTCATCCAGCACCAATTTACGGGCTTGAGGAATGGCAGTGCCGTCACTTACCAATTTATGGGCAAATGTGTCGGGCAGCATGGCAGAGCGGGTGATCTTGGTGATCTCCGCTGCACGCTGGCGTTCAAGGCGAGCACCTTCCGCACGCGCTTCTTCAGTCGATGCGGGTGTAGCAGGTTGCGGGTCTGCTGCTGGGGGATTCGCAGCAGGAGGGGTTTCCGTTTGCGGGGTTGCAGGAGTATCCTGCTCCTGCGGTTTGTTGTCGATATCGGTCATAAGTCTTAACTCCTTAAAAGGTTGAGGATTGATAATCTCACACGGAAATGTATGAGGGTTGGAACGAATGCCAGCACCAGCATCCGCACCGATGGGAACAAGTGATATTTCGTAAGGCTCCCAGTCGACGGCACGGTAAAGCGGTACTGTGCCTTCACTGCGTATGACCTCGTATCGGTGGACACGATAGCCAACGCTGACATTCCGGATGATGCCATCCCGAATTTTTCGAATAACGGATTCATTCTCCGCGCCGCCGTCGATTTTCAGGCTGGCATAGCCAAGCCCGTTTTCGATGCGTGCGCTGCCGCCCATCACCACACCCTTGATATTTTCAAGGGTAAAATCCGAGTGGGTATCAAGGACGGGGGCTGCTCCTGAGTTCAATCTTCCGAGCCGTAGAGCGGTGGGACTCACCACCAGTTCCTCGTCGTAGGATTCATCCGCCATGAAATTGTAACGGCGAACGATTGCACCAGTCGTGAAGATCACGTTGAATACGCGATCCTCCGTTTCCGCCTGTTGTTCTTCAAAACTTGCCAACCGTGTTTGTAGCGGCAGGTCTTTACGCTCAATCTTTGGAATTTTTGCTGCTGTCATTGGTTTGTACTCCTGAATTTTCTGTTTGCACCATCCCGCTCTTGGCTGTGTTGCGTGGGTCGGAATCAAGGATCACGCCCAGATCATCGAGTTGCTTGTTGGTTGCGGCGATTTCTTGAAGCTGCTTGTCTGGGTCAAAGCCCTGACGCGCGATGGCTTCTTTCTGCGTCAATGTGCCGTTGCGTATCATCAAGGTGTCGGCTTGCGCGTCTTTAATCGGATCGATCATCTCGAATTTGGGCGGTGTCCAGCTAACGGCATAGTCAGCTTTACTGATCACGCCTGCCACCAGCGCACGGTCAATGAACCGCCGCCACACAGGAGCGCATAATTTAGGAATCAGCACCTGCCAGCGGATCATTTCTACGGTGCGGCGGAATTCTAGCAATCCTGCGCGGAGGCTGCTGTAATTGACCTGCGACAAGTCGCCTGTCAGCTGCTCATATGTAATGCCAAGCCCTGCGGCGATAGCGTGAAGCTGCACGCGCTCGTAGGATTCATAGTTCCCGTCGCTGCTGGGATTGCCAAAGCGGACATCCTCACCAGGTTGGAGATATTCAATCATGCCAGGGCGGAACTCCTCAATTTTCTGAGGTTCACCGCCAGCGGTATTACCTTTGCGTGCTACGTTGCCAACAATAGGGCCGTCCGCGCCGTTGTTTTGAACAACGAAGGCGGCAAAGCAGGCTTCAATCTTTTTGCGCCATAATTCTGCATCATCGTACCCGTCGAGATCACGCAATCGCACCATGGAAGGAGCGAAGGCAGTCACACCGCGATATTGACCAGGACGCAGCTTGCGGAAGATGTGTAAAATCTGATCCGCTGGCACACGCACGCTTTGAAAACTGGTTTTGCCAACAATGCTTTCGCCTGGGTGCTGCGGCCACATCCAGTAGGCAACACGGCGGTTCTGGCTGTCAAACTCAATGCCTTGGCGAATGACGTTACCGTTTTCGCCCGTAGTGGTTTTTGCCGTATCGAGGAAATCTGCTTCCAACACCTGCAACTGCATAGGCACGCGCATGGTTTTGCTAAAACCGATGTCACGAAAGCGGATAAAGCACTCGCCGCTTTCAAACATGGCACGCGCAGCAAGAGACTGAATGCCCTCAAAGTCGAGGTCGCCGTCAGCATCGCAGAACTGACACCAATCGCGCCATGCATCCATGATCTGCTTATTCAGCCGATCCGAATCTGTGGTTGCCTGTGCGGTAATACCTGTGCCGATGGCATTGCCAACGAACACCTCAATGGCTTTATTGCCGTAGCAATTATTCCGCACCAGATCGCGTGATCGCTCGCGCAGGCGATTGCCCGCGCCACCGATTTCCGCATTGGCGGATGTGCCGCTGGTGACCCAGTCATCAATCCGTCTGCCAGTTTTTGCGCCCTCATAGCCACGCGCGAGAACGTCTATGGCAATACGGGCTTGCTTACGCTTGAAGGCGGATTGAGGCGAAAACACCCCTATGATGTCATCTAACCACATATCAATCCTTCACAAATGATGCGAAGCTGGCGCGGCTTGGCTTTGATTGCGCGTCAGCATTCAGTTGATTGCGGATGACATCACGCAGCTTGATCATCTCGTCGAGCGAGTGGTAGCGCACGGACTTGTCGCCTGTGCGTACCTCAAGCGTGCCAGAGGCGATTGCCGCTTCCAGCGCGTCCAGTTGTGTTTGTGTGAATGCCATATTTATCTCGATAGCCAGTTGTCCATGCGCGGTATCCACTGCGCCTGGGGTTTTGAATTTGATGTGTCAGTCGTTTCTGGTTCTGGCGCAGCGTGCTGCGTTCTCTCCAGATTGTCGGCCAGTTGCACCAGGTCAGGATTCAAAAGTTTGAACGCCGCCAGCGCATATACCGTGCAGTCAAGCACCTCGTTGCGACTGCGGATTTTAATCCACTCGCGCCGAGCCACGCCTTTGGTAAAGCGGGTAACTTGCTTTTCCCCCGTCAACTGCAGGAAATATTCACGGTCGCGTTCGAGCGGGAAATGGAAGTATCCAATCCCTGGCTCGGTGATACGCAAGCGGCTGTAAATCACTTCCTTGGCGGTATCCGTTCCAATCGGGTAAAGCCTCAGCTTGTAGCGATTGTTTCTGCTCGGTCTGCCCACCAGCGGTTTTGCCATCTGGTTAATACCTTTGACGGCAAACACACCGCGCACGGCACGCGCACCGCAAAACTCGTAGACAGCTTGTGTATGATGTCCGCCTGAGTCCACGCACACGCAGGCGATATTAAGATTCACGCCTGTTTTGCTGCGGATGGGCTTCAGCAGATAGCTATCCAACTCACGCCACACTGAATCCTGTGCGGGATCGCCGTAAAAAATACGGTAATCCAGTGACCAGCATTCTTCGCCAATACCCCAGCCTTTGACCTCGATCTCCAATCGGTCGCCTTGCACGTCGACACCAGCGGTGACAAGCACCACCTGTTCGGGCGCATCCGATCCCCAGCTTTCCTTGCGGTTCAGCAGGACATCGGCCTCAATCGTTTCGCCTTCTTCTTCCCATGGCTCGCCAAGGGAAGTGTTCACCCAGGTTTTGAGCGTTTCTGGCAAGGCTTTCGCCCGCAGAAAATCCGTCACGGTCTGGGCAAACGTCACCCACGGGCTGTAAAGCTCGTTGATGTGAAAACCCGCAATATCCGTGAGCGGCTGCTCTGCCACCCAGCGACCCGCTTTCAGCATGGCGTGCCGATCGCTATCAACGATGATGCAACCGTTATGCTCGCAGACATAATGGGCGGTTTCTGGCTTGTGGCCATTATCTCCGCTGTCCCATTTCACTTGGCCCCATTTCAGCGTCTGGTATTCGCCGCATTGTGGGCATGGCACATGAAAGTGCCGCTGATCACTCTGCTCGAATGCCGCCTCAATGCGGCTTGCCCCCTTAATGGTGGGGGTGGAGGTAAGCAGCAGCTTACGATTCCAGAAAGTCGTCGTGCGTTTTTTCGCAAGGCTGACAGGGTCACCTTCCGTACCTGCCGAAGCAGGATAACGATCCACTTCATCGCATAGCACCAGCCTGATAGGACGGCTCGCCAGTGATGCTGGCGAATTTGCGCCCGCCATGGTGATGTGACCACCAGGGAAGCGTTTGTGCAGAAGCGTGTTTCCGCTATCGCGCGTGCGCGGGTCTTTCACCAGGCCACGCAACACATCCGTGTCACGCAGCATCGGTGCGAAACGGTCTTTGCTCCATGCTTCCGCCATTTCAAGCGTAGGCTGGAGCAGTAGTATCGGCGACGGGTCTAGATGAACGTGGTAGCCGATGATATTGTTAATAACTTCAGTCTTGCCGATCTGGGCAGAGGACATAATCACCACGGTTTCCACCCGTGGATCACATAATGCGTCCATGATCTCGCGCTGATAGGGAGCGCGGTTCGTATTCCATCTGCCAGGTTCTGCGCTGGCTTCGCTACTCAGTTGCCGATGGCTGTCCGCCCACTGGCTCACCGTCATGTTCGGCGGCGGTGCTGCCAATTTCGCTATCTTGGAAATCAGGATTGCTGATTGTGTCTGGGTCATAGAGGGATAACTCGGTTAATGCTTCATGCACCAGCTCCCTCAGGCCACTTTCGATTTCATGAAACTCCTTGAGTCCTATGGCTAGATGCGCTCCGCGCGTTGGTAGAACGAGCATGCGGGAACGGAACGCCACCACCAGCCCAGCCCATTGCGCCTCCACTTCATTGGAGGGGATCAGTTCGCTTTTAAGCGTTTTCACCTCCAGTTCGGTTTTGTCGGCCTGTGCTTTCAGCAATCTTGCCCGCTCCTGGTGAGCATCGACGTGGATGACTTCTTTGCCGAAGGCGCGATCCTGCAAAAAGGCGATGTATCCGCGCACGCATGCGACAAGGTCGTATTTGCCGCGCTCAGCTTTTGGGATGACACCATCGCTTGCCAGTTGTTGCACCCGCCGTTCGGTCAGGTTAAACAGTTTCGCAATCGTGCTGACGGGATAGGTTGGTGTGGACATAGGTTTTTTCGTATTCGTTAATGCTGAAGGCAATCATCTCTGGGATGATCGGCACAACTGCGTTGCCAAGGCTGCAAAGCCGTTCTTTGCGGCTTCCGCCTTCTGTCCAGCCGATAGGAAAACCCATCAGCCATTCCACCCAGTCAGGGTTTAAGCCATTATCCTTTAATCGTGAGATTTCTGGTTCATTTCCCCACCATGGATTTCCTCCAAGGCTACGCAGCAGGCTAACTTGTGACGGCTGAAGGATTTGCCCTCGCGGGCGAGCATCTCCAGTGAGATTGCTGTGTCCTTCCAATCCCGCGCGCACGGTGTCGGCCAGAATTTCACATACCGAGCCAGACCCAGGCTGCCCCCGATGCCATTCTTCGTATATTTTCGAATCGAACCGCTCTTGGTCACCTTGAATGTATCGTTTTTCCCGAATATCTCGCCCACCGTTGCATCGCTCGCGGTTGGGGTAGGCAATAATCCAGATTCGGTCGCGTCTGTGAGGTGCGCCAAGGGCGGAAGCTGGTACGCAATGCCATTCCGCATCATACCCGATCTGCCATAAATCCGTGAGGACGGTAACAAGTCCACTAGATCGCAGGTTTGCCACGTTCTCGATAATTGCATAGCGCGGTTTCAGTTCGTTGATTAATCGTGCGTATTCTTTCCAAAGTCCCGAGCGACTGCCTGTGATTCCAGCTTTCTTGCCCGCCACGGAGATGTCCTGGCAGGGAAAACCACCACAGATAATGTCGACGGAATCTGGCGCAGAAGTCGCGTTTAAGTTCCTAATGTCCGAGATAATCGGCGTATTCGGCCAGTGTTTCGCCAATACACGCTGACATGACGGCTCTATCTCGCAAAAGCCGATGGTATGCCAGCCCGCCCGCTCAAATCCGAGGGAAAACCCCCCAATTCCAGAGAACAGGTCTAGCACGTTTAACATATTCAAAAATCATCACTATTTCTGCTTATTCAAGTTGATAAGCGTGTTTTTCCAAGCATTCATGTCGGTGTCCCGCGGGGCATTAAACACCAACAAAAAGGAGCCTACCCATGACCGAATTAAGCAAAACCCAGCAGACCATCCTCGAACAAGCAGCGGCTGCGCCCGAGAATTGCATCCGCAATTTCATGAGCCACATACCGACCGCCGCGCAGACGAAAGTCATCGATGCGCTGCTCAAGAAGGGATGCGTGAAGCGCAAAACCCAATTCCATCCCAGTGAGCCAAACGGCAAAGAGGTGCTTTACCTCATCACCGACGAGGGGTTCGCTGCCATCGGCAAAACACCGAGCGCGGCACAGCCAGAGGAACAATCGCCCCCTGAAAAACCGAAGCGCGTTTCCAAACAATCCACCATGCTCGACATGCTGCGCCAAGGCACAACCATCCAAGCCATTATGGATGTCACCAGCTGGCAGAAGCACACGGTGCATGGCTCAATGGCGAACCTTAAGAAAAAACTGGGACTCACCATCGCCAGCGATAAAGCTGAGAGCGGTGAGCGTATCTACCGAATTGCCTAAGCCTCTGCGCCAAGGCGTTCCGCTTGAAGGTCAGCAAATAGCTGGCCTTCTTCGTTGGTCGCTTTTTTGCCAGTAAAATCTTCCCAGCGTTTCATAATCACATCGCAATATTTCGGGTCGAGTTCGATAAGCCGTGCGGCGCGGTTAATTTTCTCACACGCAATCAGCGTCGAGCCTGAGCCGCCGAAACAATCCAGCACCGTGTCACGGGTTTTGCTGGAATTTTCAATGGCACGCTGCACCAGCTCCACTGGTTTCATGGTGGGGTGCAGGTCATTGGTGCGTGGCTTATTGAAAAACCACACATCGCCCTGGTCACGCGCTCCGCACCAGAAATGCTTATTGCCTTCTGGCCAGCCATAAAGAATCGGCTCGTACTGCCGTTGATAATCAGCGCGACCGAGCGTGAATGTATTTTTCGCCCAGATGATGAAGGTTGACCAGTGTCCACCGCCTTCACGGAAGGCTTTTTGCAGCGTATCCAATTCGGATGACGACATGCAGATGTATAGCGCACCTTTGCAATGCGTAACGGCATTGGTGCATGCGGCAAGCAGGAAGCCGTAGAAATCATCACCCAGATTATCATTCATAATCTTGCGGCCAGCTTTTGCGCCGCCCTTGGCACGCATCTTATCTTTGGCGGTATCGCCATAATTCACGTTGTAAGGTGGGTCGGTAAAGACCATGTCTACAGGGTTGCCGCCAAGCAGCCGAGCATAAGCATCAGGGCTTGTAGCATCTCCGCAGAGCAGACGGTGTTCACCCAGTACCCATACATCGCCCAGGCGTGAGGTGGCAGTTTCAGGTGCTTCAGGTATCGCGTCATCATCGGTTAATCCTTCCAGAGCCGCATCATTAAACAAGGCTTCCAGTTCGTCAGCGTCGAAGCCTGTTAATCCGAGGTCAAAATTTGAATCTTTCAATTCGCCAAGTTCGATGGCGAGCAGTTCATTGTCCCATTCCGCTTCTTCATGGGTGCGGTTGTCTGCGAGGCGGTAGGCTTTCACCTGTGCCTCGGTTAATCCTTCCGCCACATGGACGGGGACTTTTTCCAACCCCAGTTGCTGGGCGGCAAGCAGGCGTGTGTGACCGACGATCACCACCATGTTGCTGTCCACCACAATCGGTTGCCGCCATCCGAATTCACGGATGCTGGCTGCGACCTTGGCGACTGCTGCCTGGTTGTTCCTTGGATTACGCGCATAGGGAATTACGCGCTCGATTGCTGTAAGCGAAACGTGCATATTTCGGTTCTACTTTTAAGTTAATGGCGTTTTTTCAGGGCTTTGCTTTGCCCGTTAGCGAAACGAAATCGCTATTTTTATTCTGTCGCTGGCGAAATCCTGCGCCTCGCGCCCCCGCATAGGACTTCGCGCGGAAGTACCTAAGCCGTGGGGGGCCTGTGTGAGCTTGACGTTGAGGGGGATTTTGTGAGGTCGTGTGTTGCACGCACCTCTCGCGATTATGTGTGTCATCATGCCAGAAAATGTTGCAAATGTAGAGAACAAAAGTGTTGCAACACTTTCCATCAACGATCCTGCGCGTTTAAGCGTGTTGCAATCTTGGTGCAAGCAATCACCCACTTGCGCCACGCAGTTGAACGGTCGCACCCAAACTCCCAGCAGATAGTTTTCCACCGCACACGCGCAGCACGCTTCCATATCAGCTTACGCTCCTCCACCTCAATCCACTGCATCCACTCAAACGTCTGCTCAAGACGTGAGATAGCGTCAGGCATGGCACGCAGCCGGATGGGGAACGCTTCCTGAAACATCAGTTCGTTCGGCGTATGCACCACCTCAGGCCATACGTTGAAGTATCCCTTCACC
This region of Alphaproteobacteria bacterium genomic DNA includes:
- a CDS encoding acyl-CoA transferase encodes the protein MTSKREQILDRLNTKMNALESATVKVYRNLDKPQKITSGGIIILRDGGGEEPEVLLSPLTYIYEHLVTAEIMVQNPDPAIRDSTLDALLVSIGGVINANRTLDGLAEWIEARSPDFQEESIEGAASIRTATVLIMVRFFTTDPLN
- a CDS encoding DUF2190 family protein, coding for MKTFVMEGKTLTLIAPYALTSGQGLLVGSIFGVASGDAAISTEVEAVTDGVFTLTKATGAAWTVGALIYWDNAARNCTTTVATNKLIGVAQAAALSGDTVGNVRLNSAFIS
- a CDS encoding Mu-like prophage major head subunit gpT family protein, which produces MTAAKIPKIERKDLPLQTRLASFEEQQAETEDRVFNVIFTTGAIVRRYNFMADESYDEELVVSPTALRLGRLNSGAAPVLDTHSDFTLENIKGVVMGGSARIENGLGYASLKIDGGAENESVIRKIRDGIIRNVSVGYRVHRYEVIRSEGTVPLYRAVDWEPYEISLVPIGADAGAGIRSNPHTFPCEIINPQPFKELRLMTDIDNKPQEQDTPATPQTETPPAANPPAADPQPATPASTEEARAEGARLERQRAAEITKITRSAMLPDTFAHKLVSDGTAIPQARKLVLDELARKSGENGEIRPQISIVRDEMDSARAMVENALLHRHDPKTYKLDDGAREYRGMTLMEMGRDLLERRGIRSRGLSKSEVAGSMLGLEMRGGFHSTSDFPLILANVANKTLRAAYEAAPQTFKGFSRQTTNPDFKTIARTQLGDAPTLEKVNESGEFKRGTVSEAREQYALATYGKVVAVTRQTIINDDLGAFTRLPEMFGRAAADLESDTVWGIITSNPNMGDGVALFHATHGNLAGAGAVISVATLGDARAGMRKQKGLNGRFINVMAKYLIVPAAIETVAEQFVTQTNIVYTKNTDYNPFANKLQVIAEPRLDAASAISWYLAADPAQIDTIEYAYLEGQEGVYLESRVGFDVDGVELKARLDFAAKAIDWRGFWKNPGA
- a CDS encoding phage portal protein — its product is MWLDDIIGVFSPQSAFKRKQARIAIDVLARGYEGAKTGRRIDDWVTSGTSANAEIGGAGNRLRERSRDLVRNNCYGNKAIEVFVGNAIGTGITAQATTDSDRLNKQIMDAWRDWCQFCDADGDLDFEGIQSLAARAMFESGECFIRFRDIGFSKTMRVPMQLQVLEADFLDTAKTTTGENGNVIRQGIEFDSQNRRVAYWMWPQHPGESIVGKTSFQSVRVPADQILHIFRKLRPGQYRGVTAFAPSMVRLRDLDGYDDAELWRKKIEACFAAFVVQNNGADGPIVGNVARKGNTAGGEPQKIEEFRPGMIEYLQPGEDVRFGNPSSDGNYESYERVQLHAIAAGLGITYEQLTGDLSQVNYSSLRAGLLEFRRTVEMIRWQVLIPKLCAPVWRRFIDRALVAGVISKADYAVSWTPPKFEMIDPIKDAQADTLMIRNGTLTQKEAIARQGFDPDKQLQEIAATNKQLDDLGVILDSDPRNTAKSGMVQTENSGVQTNDSSKNSKD
- a CDS encoding phage terminase large subunit family protein translates to MTQTQSAILISKIAKLAAPPPNMTVSQWADSHRQLSSEASAEPGRWNTNRAPYQREIMDALCDPRVETVVIMSSAQIGKTEVINNIIGYHVHLDPSPILLLQPTLEMAEAWSKDRFAPMLRDTDVLRGLVKDPRTRDSGNTLLHKRFPGGHITMAGANSPASLASRPIRLVLCDEVDRYPASAGTEGDPVSLAKKRTTTFWNRKLLLTSTPTIKGASRIEAAFEQSDQRHFHVPCPQCGEYQTLKWGQVKWDSGDNGHKPETAHYVCEHNGCIIVDSDRHAMLKAGRWVAEQPLTDIAGFHINELYSPWVTFAQTVTDFLRAKALPETLKTWVNTSLGEPWEEEGETIEADVLLNRKESWGSDAPEQVVLVTAGVDVQGDRLEIEVKGWGIGEECWSLDYRIFYGDPAQDSVWRELDSYLLKPIRSKTGVNLNIACVCVDSGGHHTQAVYEFCGARAVRGVFAVKGINQMAKPLVGRPSRNNRYKLRLYPIGTDTAKEVIYSRLRITEPGIGYFHFPLERDREYFLQLTGEKQVTRFTKGVARREWIKIRSRNEVLDCTVYALAAFKLLNPDLVQLADNLERTQHAAPEPETTDTSNSKPQAQWIPRMDNWLSR
- a CDS encoding terminase small subunit, Nu1, with the protein product MSTPTYPVSTIAKLFNLTERRVQQLASDGVIPKAERGKYDLVACVRGYIAFLQDRAFGKEVIHVDAHQERARLLKAQADKTELEVKTLKSELIPSNEVEAQWAGLVVAFRSRMLVLPTRGAHLAIGLKEFHEIESGLRELVHEALTELSLYDPDTISNPDFQDSEIGSTAAEHDGEPVGGQPSATE
- the dcm gene encoding DNA (cytosine-5-)-methyltransferase → MLNVLDLFSGIGGFSLGFERAGWHTIGFCEIEPSCQRVLAKHWPNTPIISDIRNLNATSAPDSVDIICGGFPCQDISVAGKKAGITGSRSGLWKEYARLINELKPRYAIIENVANLRSSGLVTVLTDLWQIGYDAEWHCVPASALGAPHRRDRIWIIAYPNRERCNGGRDIREKRYIQGDQERFDSKIYEEWHRGQPGSGSVCEILADTVRAGLEGHSNLTGDARPRGQILQPSQVSLLRSLGGNPWWGNEPEISRLKDNGLNPDWVEWLMGFPIGWTEGGSRKERLCSLGNAVVPIIPEMIAFSINEYEKTYVHTNLSRQHDCETV
- a CDS encoding DUF3489 domain-containing protein, translated to MTELSKTQQTILEQAAAAPENCIRNFMSHIPTAAQTKVIDALLKKGCVKRKTQFHPSEPNGKEVLYLITDEGFAAIGKTPSAAQPEEQSPPEKPKRVSKQSTMLDMLRQGTTIQAIMDVTSWQKHTVHGSMANLKKKLGLTIASDKAESGERIYRIA
- a CDS encoding ParB N-terminal domain-containing protein; translated protein: MHVSLTAIERVIPYARNPRNNQAAVAKVAASIREFGWRQPIVVDSNMVVIVGHTRLLAAQQLGLEKVPVHVAEGLTEAQVKAYRLADNRTHEEAEWDNELLAIELGELKDSNFDLGLTGFDADELEALFNDAALEGLTDDDAIPEAPETATSRLGDVWVLGEHRLLCGDATSPDAYARLLGGNPVDMVFTDPPYNVNYGDTAKDKMRAKGGAKAGRKIMNDNLGDDFYGFLLAACTNAVTHCKGALYICMSSSELDTLQKAFREGGGHWSTFIIWAKNTFTLGRADYQRQYEPILYGWPEGNKHFWCGARDQGDVWFFNKPRTNDLHPTMKPVELVQRAIENSSKTRDTVLDCFGGSGSTLIACEKINRAARLIELDPKYCDVIMKRWEDFTGKKATNEEGQLFADLQAERLGAEA
- a CDS encoding helix-turn-helix domain-containing protein, whose amino-acid sequence is MGDKWTHEKVADHFEEAIATLKRLPPVKVKGYFNVWPEVVHTPNELMFQEAFPIRLRAMPDAISRLEQTFEWMQWIEVEERKLIWKRAARVRWKTICWEFGCDRSTAWRKWVIACTKIATRLNAQDR